The Onychomys torridus unplaced genomic scaffold, mOncTor1.1, whole genome shotgun sequence genome contains the following window.
cgagtggagtgctgagtttaaaggcgtGAGCCGGGTTCCATCACCGCACACATTCAAGGAGCTAGTATGCTGCAGTGGcgggtggcacatacctttaaagCACTTGGAAGAGGCAATCGGATCTCTGAGAATTCCAGgcgacatgagaccctgtctcaaaaaaaaaaggagatagtAATTTCTACTCCCATTTCCTACTACTGACTGTCATAAAGACAGAATTGCTGCGTGTGGTAGTATTAATCTCAGGACTGGGagggctgaggtaggagggtgaagaccagtctgggctgcatagcGAGATCCTGCCTCGTAAgcgcaagcaagcaaacaaaaaacccagatagCCCACGAGAAACTCAGACGGTCCAGCGCCACCGAGGATCTGCGACTTCCAGCGTCTCGACTAGTGCTTGGATTCAGAACCCGCAGCGGCCACGCCCCTCGACGCTGAGGTTCCGGCGTCCGGCCTAGTCTAGAGCGGCCGAAGGTGTCACGTGACAGGCTTGGGCCTGAAGCCCATTCCGCCGTATTGCTTTTGGGCGGCTCCAGCTTCCGGAAGAAAACGGGTCCCTGAGTAGCTCCCCGGCCTGTGGCCTCCCCGGTGCGCAAGTGCGGAAGTGCGGTGGCACCCTGGGTGATCGGTTTCCGGTCTGTGGTGCCGCACCGGGCTGGTAGAGCCACGTAACGGCCGGGGGTCTGCAGCCATGGCGGAGAGGAAAACTAACGGTGGCGGAGCGTCCGTCTCCTCGTCGGGCACTAACTTACTCTTCTCCTCCTCGGCCACGGAGCTCTGCTTCAACGTGCCCTTCATCCCCGTCACGCAGGCCGCCGCCTCCCCGGCTTCCCTGCTCTTGCCCGGAGGTAGTGAGCCGAGGGCGCTTGGGGGCCAGTGTGTGCTCGGAGGGTGGGACAGGAGCGTCGCCTTCTCTGGGCCGCTTTTTCGGGCCACCAGTGACCAGCTTCCAGAGGGCCAGGGACTGTGCGATCCTGGAGGAGGGGCCCGGTGATGGATGGGGCTTGCTCTTGGTCCAAGGAACCGCTGTCACTGCACAAGTTTTTGGTGAACTGGGTGCTGGCAGAGAATGCAGCTAGATTAGTTACCCTCTGCTAGAATACCGCAAGCTATCTTACTGGGAACCCCCCGTGATAGGGCAGGCATCACCTAGCAGACAGTAAGCTATCGCCTTTGGGGACAGTGCCCCTCTCTGGAGGATAAACTCTCTCCTAGAAGAGGACTCCGCGTTTCAGGAGGACGCCTCCTAGGATAGACAGCGCTTCCTACTAGGATTGATATGTGATATCCGAAATGGAGGTACAGAATGCATTTCTCATTCTTTTCAAGGTATCACTCCCTCCGAGTTTTTCCTTGTTAGGCTCCCACGCTTGCTTTCACCTCCTTTTGTGTATTGTCTGGGAAGATTGATTTTTGGACGAAACtgtagtggttaggagcactgactgtgtTCCACTCCAGGCCCTGCCACTGACTTGCTGTGTGGCCTCAGGCATGACATTTTACCCATCTACTTAAATTTCATGTTTTCACCCCCTCCGCTCCccgctttgagacagggtctctacgttggcctggctctcctggaactcactatgtaaaggaggttggcctcaaactcacagaggtcctacTGCTTCTAcatcttgagtgctgagattgaaggtgtgcgccgccaTGCCCGGTCTCGtttctgtaaatatttgtgaGCTAAGTGCCTCTGCCTCTCCGTTTGGACTGTGAACTTCTTTGCTCTTTTATTTGCGGGTTCTTGTTTAGTGCCTAGCACATAGGTCCTAACCAAATGCTGACCTTTTTCCACTAAATAGTTCCTGCTTGGAAGACTAGGGCCGTTTgctggagggaaagggaagaaaggcacACTACCTATGAAGGTTcccctttctgtcctttcttcttggTGCTCGTAactgtctgtgcacacacacctgtttATCCTACCCAGCCAGAGTGCTGGCTTCACCAGAGCGGGGCTTAGTTCTAGTCACTGCTATAGCCTACTGCCTAGAGTGCAGAATCCATAGTATCCCGTGGCTTTGTGGAGCCTGTGCTTGTGTctaggggggagggagggatgagtaCCAAGAGTGCGTCTGTCTCATTTAAGCGGTGTTGCTGGAAAGTTAAGTGTTGCTTTCATTGGTAAGGAATTGTTGGGGCCAGAGCAGAGTGCTGTGAAAGGGTGCAGGAATAAAAATAATGGTTGTGCCTCAGAATTTCCAGAtcattctctgcctcctgagtgctgtttgATTTACACCCATCTTCCTTGCTGTGTAATTaagatgtgtgtgtatttgtcagTGCTTGaaattcctattttcttttctttttttttcaaattaaaaaaattccatgtgtgttggtgttttgcttgcctgtGTCTATATGAGGGCGTCgggccccctggaactggagttatagacagttgtgagctgccatgtgggtgctgggaattgaacccaggtccatcttggaagagcagccagtgctctgaaccactaagccatctctccagcccagcatttCTATTTTCAAGTTTAAGACTAAGCCTACCTTTAGATTtactcatttattaattgatttttgagacatggtgtcaTCTTGTAGCCAGGGTCGCTTTTGGCAGTCCacttgtctcccaagtgctgtgactgCTGGCATGAGCCGCAGTTAGTAGTTTAtgctttctttaaatttcttgaaggtttatttttttattattatttttttaaattgtgtacgtgtgtacgtgtgtgtgtgtgtgtgtgtgtgtgtgtgtgtgtgtgtacacatacatgagcacagttgccctcagaggccagagactttgaatctccctggaactggagctcagGTGGTCATGAGTTGCctgttgtaggtgctgggaaacaaatatGGGTCCCTCTGTGAGAGCGCACATTCTCaaaatcactgagccatctctccaaccccatcttGAAAACTGTTGCTTCTTAGATGTAAACTTATTTTTGTGAGAACACATAGTTTTTAGAACTATAATTCCATAACAAGtatgttgttctttttttgttttttgagacagactctctttgttatgtatctctggctatcctggaattccctatgcaaaccaggctgaccttgccctcacagagatccactttcctctgcctcttgaatgcctAACAAGTACTTTCTACATTTAAAACctttcaagctgggtggtggtgcacgcctttaatcccagcactgggaggcagagccaggtggaactcggtgagttcgaggccagcctgggctaccaagtgagttccaggaaaggtgcaaagctacacagggaaaccctgtctcggaaaacaaaaaacaaaaaacaaaaacaaaaactaataataaaataaaacatttcatgatTAGAGATCTCTTCAGAGCATTTCTGGAGACAAAGGAGATCCCACCTCCTTGCGAACAACAGTGATCTCCTCagtggaagagacagaggaagtagCTTTATACATCCAGCAGATAGAAACTGAGCAGCCTCTCTCTGTCAGGCCCCGTTGCAGAGGTCAGGGTAGCACAGAACAGACGGTTCTGCTCTCTTTTCCTAACCAGTGTGTCCACACACACCAACACTGCTTTCATAAACTGTTGGAGTACAGCTTTAAACAGCTGGAGATGGGATGGGCAGGCTGCTTTGAGCACAGTGAGTCTTGGCTGGTGGAGTGGAGGGATGATGTTCCTTAAGGCCTCAGGGTCTCACAGGAAGTGATCTTAGCAGAGTTTGAAGGTACTGTAGAAGTGAGGGAGTCTGGAGGTATGAGGAAAACCTGCAGGCTTGGCAGGAGTTGGTGGTGGATGATATGGGGCAGTATGGACCTCTTTCCTGGTTCCTGTCCTTCCACTCTGCACTCTCCTTCAAGCAGATCACTGACTAGAGTGTGTACAGGGGAGTGGCCTAGTGGGCTGTGGGGCTCATACTATGCTAAAAGGTTTGTATTGCATTGAATTCTATGGGGAGCCTTCAAGGGTTTTGttgagagtctcactatgtagctctgactggcctagaacaGAGAAGTTTCTATGttgaccaagttggcctcaatgTCACTGAGATTGtcctgcctcttccctcctgaatgctgggattaaagttgggtGCCAACACCTGGTCTCCTTTGAAGGATTTTTACAAGACAATGAAATTAGAAGTGTGCTTTAGAAAGGCCTGGGTTTTCCAAGCTCGAACTGGACTAGGGTTGACTGTCATAAATGTGGTCAGTTGGTGTCCCCTGTATGTCAGGCAGGAGTAGATGGTATCCTACGCCAAGTGAGCCACATTGAGTATCCAGGGTAGGGGACAGATGggagacttttattttatttttaatttttattgtatgatgCTGAGGAACAGAGCCTTGCACACTCTAGGCAAGCAGTCTGCTATTGAGGTGCACCCATGGTAGAGGTGTTTATATTATAAAGTGACAgagcttttttttggggggaggggatgtttcaagacagggtttctctgtgtagttttggtgcctgtcctggatctcaatctgtagacaaggctggcctcgaactcacagagatccatctggctctgcctcccaagtgctgggagccaccactgcccggctgtttcaCCTGGTTTTCTACAGAGACAATAGTGTCATTACCAAATAAACTGACACCTCTGTTCTTTGTCCTGGTACTCAGATGAGACAGGGTCATCTACACAATAGAGTCATATGTATCACCTGTCTCTCACTTCCCACCCTCCTTTGCCTCTTCCAATGCTGTGAAAGCCTGGCCTCATGCTGATGGGCAGGACTTGGATAGTTCTCCAGCCTGGAGCCCAGTTAAAAGAAAGTGCTTACTCTGCTTTCCAATGCTCATATTTAAACACTGTACTTTTAGCTTCAGAGTAATAAGCCCGAAACATTTGACTTTGGGATATTATAACTACAGTAGGACCCTACCTGAAAGTACCAACAATTATAATATATCTTTAGTTACTTGCTTGTTTAGATTCAAAATTAAGCTCTAGGAATTAGCACCCTTTTACATAGTTCCCCTTATTCAACTGACTAAAATTATACTTCAAGGGCCATccagtgggcaaaggcacttgctgccaagcctaaagacctgagtctaatcccaggacccacgtggtggaaggaagagaaccaactccagcatGTTCTCTGAGCTCCGGTCACACACCACATTGAGAAAACACACCacaatgagcacacacacacaaataaatgccataaaactgtttcaaaaattaTGCTTTAAGAGCTTGTTtttggccaggtggtagtggcccacacctttagtcccagtactcgggaggcagaggcaggcagatctctatgagtttgaagccagcctggtctacagaccaagttccaggacaggctccaaacctatacagagaaaccctgtcttgaaaaacaaaaacaaaaagaaaaaaatagaagagagtGTGTGTCTTTATAGACCGGTTTTGGCTCTGCCCAGgcagtctagcctcaaactcacgaatGCTGAGATCATAGTCattgctgccatgcctggtttCCACCTAAATTTGTCTGAAGGCTCGATATGAGCACCTCAGGAGATGTGGAGTGCCCCAACTGCATACAGTCTTGACACTGGGTTGTTCTGCACTCAGCACTTTCTGAATGATGAGACCACTTAAAGACGATCTCTTTTGTGACCAGGATCAAGACAGGCCACCGTGTCAATAAAGCCATCTCCACTGTGAGTGGTGTCACAGAAGCCTCCTACATACATGCCTGcgttttactaaaaaaaaagtataaagaagTAAAACATTCATACCTCCAGTTTTTCACTGAACTCCTCTGTATAGGGAATGAATCTACTATCTGTGTCCCCTTTGTAAAACCAAGTACAGCGTCTCACTTCAGCCGGCTCCTCTTCCCAATACACAGACTTCCTCATGCGGTCATAGAGGTAAACATCATAGCGCCCTCCATCCGTGCCTAGAACCACACTTTCAGGATCTGGCTGCACTAGGAACCAAAAGAGGACATTTCCCCCTAATGTTACCAGGAACATTTGAAGATGCAAATAACATTAACAATAACATCCATGATGTTACTAGtcaaatgaaaacacaagatAATCCGTATTACTCAAAATTAtggcatatatttattttgtttgtttatttatttatttttgaggcagagtctcactctgtagcccaggctggcctcaacctcccagaagtcctcctgctccagcctcctatGTATCGAGATCACAGGGgtgagctgccatgcagcatGACTCCTCTCGAGCAGAAAGAAAGAGCCAGGGCAGGCTTTAAAATACACAGTCATAAAATAACTGAAATAGTCCATGATTGTTTTTAATCAAACAGATGTGctgccacacacctgtaatctcagcacttgggtatGCAgtcaggaggattatgagttcctGGCTaatcctggccagcctgggctgaatgAGATCTcatttcaaaagtaaaacaaaacaataacattaATGTACCACAATGTTCCATGAAGTACACTGCTAGAAAATACTGACTGATATTTAAGTTTCATAATCAAAAATATCAAGATAAAGAATCATATTTGTATGCTGTAAGACTTCTCAGAGCCTTAAGACACACCTATGTAAAAACTCATCTGACCTCAGAACAATTTTTCACACAGCATTTCATGAACTGAGCTCCACAGGAAATATTTGACGTCCTATAATTACAAGTGAATGGGGATAAAACTTGGATGATGTAAGAACTGTACTTCTCTGATTTAAAACaactttttggttgttttgtttcactCAGACAGGGTCTAACTATGGCTGGTCTAGACCTCACTAGAgagaccaggctcgcctcaaactaacagagatctgcctgtcctaagtgctgggatgaaaagtgcgtgccaccgtgcccagctaaaacaaaagaaattgctaaactatttatttaaattctttgttCAATAATTCAATAACACATGAATTAGTactaccatctttttttttttttttttttttttttttggtttttcgagacagggtttctctgtgtagctttgtgcctttcctggaactcacttggtagaccaggctggcttcaaactcacaaagatccacctacctctgcctctgcctcccgagtgctgggattaaaggcgtgtgccaccgctgcccggcagTACTACCATCTTAAAATGGGGTCTGCAGACCTATACAGATTAAGGAATCTGACAGGTGCAAAAAGTAGGCCATGAATACTCttcatcttttctcttcctcaaatGAGATGGAATAATGCAAGATGGGTGAGTACTTACCTGAATTATAGATCTCTTCAAGATTCAAAGAGTCAAGCACACTAAAAGGCATCCACAGTTGTTTATATTCCACCTCCTTGCAGTAAAACCAGTGAGGCTGAACAGGTTCATACTGGTTCTGAAGTACAAAAGGAGCTGGTCCCTGGACATGGGGTCCTGCTGGTCTGGCAGGTACCTGCTGCTGTGCTGGTGACTGCATTGATGGAGGGAGCTGAAAGGAACAAGGTTAAAACCGTCACATGTGCCCAAAAGACATTCTGTAACTGCTTCGAACTCCAACTGACATCAATAATAATTATCCCATAATTTCTAGGTAACTAATGTCATATCTAGTGTAATAAAACTAAAACTAGCTGCAAAGTAAACTAGACTTCTGCACACTAATGGCAAACTGACACCTACCAATGTctcctatatttttaaattttttgttgttttttggttgtttgtttttgagacagggtttctctatgtagccttggctgtcttggaactcaactctgtagatcaggctggcctcgatcgaactcacagagatccacctgtctctgcctcctgagtgctgggacaaaaggcatgtgccaccactgcctggaaacttctagatttttaataaatttgtttttaacttttttcatacaatatattatcatattctttccctttcctgggtCCTCCCAATTCCCCAATCACCCAACTTCATGACCTTtctctcttaaaagaaaaaaaaaacctcaaataaacaaaaaagcacacacaaaaaaccaaGGAGCTCTTGTTGTGTTGGCCAGCGACTCCtgagcatgaggcctgccctgagTGTGGCTGAtacacccagtgtcactccactgaagaaaactgcttttccctctcccagcagctatcaagcACAaccagcttcttggttaggggtggaacTTGTGCCCActtcttctcagtgctgggattttgtatGCCTTGAACTTgtacagcatgcacaagacctgcacggGTCCCATAACTTTTTAAATCTTTACAACACCCATACTTCTTGACCCAGCAATTCCATTTCTAagtatgtaaatatgtaaatgttaatctaacaaacacacacacacgaatttgGTTGGCTACAACCAAACTCTATAAACATTAAACAGTGGAAGAATCTATCTTAGTCCCTGTAATTGAGCGTGTTCACTAACTAGTATAAATAAGATGAGAGGCTGGCAGTCTATTAAGACAGCATTACCGTGCTGGGCATGggagagcacacctttaatcccaacacttgggaggcagaggcaggcagatctctgtgagttcaaagtcaacctggtctacaaagtgagttccaggacagccagggctgttacacagagaaactctgtctcgaaccaaaaaaacaaaaacaaaaacaaaaacaaaaaaactacattgCCTCAATTCTCACATGTCCATAAATAACATTAATTGATAATATATACTAAAATCTGAGAATACTGGCATGTACCTAAGCAATTAAAATCAAACATTACTCCAGTAAATAGGTGATATAAACTTGAACATGAACCATTTGATAGCTGCCTCAAAAcaaatttgtgtatttttaaatttatttgggtGGGCATGCTGGCACCACAGCcaagtgtggaagtcaggggCAGCTTGCAGGAgccgttctctccttccactgcatGGCCCCGGGGATCTAAGTCAGGTCCTCAGACCTCgtgccaagtgcctttaccctgagccatcttgctagcctccAATTAACTACTTTTAAAAGAAGGTTTACTTCGAAACATGCAGTTTACAAAGAATAGCCTTTGTGACATATACCTATAATACTAACTACTtggggctgaggtaggaagattaaGAGTCTGAGGCCAAACAAAGCAAtttagcaagatcctgtctcaaaattaaaaggtGAACTGGAGGTATAGCTCAATGGGAATGCTTACCTACCATATTTATTGGCCTGGTTTTGATCACCagttaaaagccagcctggtctacagagcaagttctagaacagccagggctacacaataaaaccctgtctcaaaaaaaaaaaaaaaaaaaaaaaaaatctgtctggtgctggagagatggtccagtggctaaaaaaaatacttgttgtacttgcagagaacctgggcttGGTTCTAGAGCCCAAATGGTGCCTCACGgtcatctataatcccagttctaGGGACTCAGACAGGcttttctggcctcctgggacaccagacacacatgtggtgcagacacacattcaggtaaaacacccatacgtATATAATAAAAtcagttaaaaatatattttatcctcagtgtatattaaaatgtataaagttgagctggagagatggctgagcagttaagggcattgactattcttccagaggacccttggttcaaatcccagtacccatatgacagctaacacctgtaactctagttctaggggacctgatacctccttctgacctccaagggcattGTATGCCCATGGTACACAAACGCACATGCAGACAactatacacataacataaaaataaataaatctcaaaaaagattttttaacatacaaagtttttttttaaagtttcactaagaaagaaaactggTATGATGTCCACGTACCGGTGGCATGGGTCCTGGCGGCATTTGGTACGTCTGCACAGGGGGTCCAGAAGGCAGAGGGTAGGAGGGATGGCCTGGCGTCTGGCATTGCTGCAGCTGTGGGGGTGTAATATAGGGGTTCGCCCTGCTGCTGACAGGAGTGTGGCGATATGGGTTATGTCCTTGTTGAGGAATCCCTTGGGGAGGGCTCCCAAAATTTGGAGGGAGACTACTCGGCTGAGAAGGCAAATAGGTATTCATTCCCATCTGTGAGGAAGGTGCAGCACCATGATGAGCCTTGGAAACAGACGGTGGAAATGCAGTCAACACATCTTGGGATCCTGTTGTAAAAGGGAGTGTGGCTGGGGGCTTGGAAAATGCTGACTGTCCGGCCGACATTGAGGGAGCTGTCGAGGGCGACTGTCCAATGTTCCCAAAAGGGTCACTACTGCTTGATCCCTGAGAGAAGTAACTGAATGTCTGTGGGGTGGAGGTGTGCACAGAAGTCTGACCAAGGAAACTATCCTCCTCGCCAACATCTGTGGAGTCCTCTGCAACACAACAGAAGAGCAATGGAGAACAACGGCTTAGAAGCAGCACTCCCGTTGGAGGAGGCTCTGTAACCAAGACCAAGCACGGAGATCGCTTGCTTTGGTATTCTAACTGGTATTTTCTGcattggagggagggaagaaagccTTCCCCTTCAATCTTTTCTCTTAACCAGaggaccaatgactctttgcaatgaacacttgcaggtaaagatatatggacaaaaggatATACTGAGTGACTCACTGGGTCGCGCTACAGTTTccacaagattttttaaaattaaattttatttcattttattttggcagGGAGGTTgccagggcagagggcagatatgaagggacggggagatgaatgggactgagatgcatgatgtgaaagacacaaagaaaaatagtttttaaaaagaaaaaaaaaaaaaagcttttctcagggctggagagatggctcagagcatctgagctcttccagaggtcctgagttcaattcccagaaactacatggtggctcacaaccatctataataagatctggtgccctcttctggcctataggcatgcatgcaggcagaacattgtatacataatacataaatctttaaattttttttctctttaaaaaaattttatttggaaagaaaaaacttcatttaaataagaaaagctaAAAAGTACCAAAAAGTTATTAATTTCTCCACCAGAGATAGTCACCCTTATCATTAACTTTTAGGAAGCCAGGTATGGttgaccttaatcccagcactcaggaggcacaaatagtgagtccgaggccagcctggtctacagagtgagttccagggcagccaggactacagagagaaaccttgtctcaaagaaagaaaaaaagaaaaacattttggtatgtccctttttattttctatgtaaataTTAATTCTTTTGTAAACATTGATGTTTACAGCCTGGtgaggtggcgcatgccttaattccagcactcgggaggcagaggttggtggatctctgtgagttaaaggtcagcctggtctacaaagagattccaagacagtcagaggttacacagggaaaccctgtctcaaaaaaaccaaaccaaaacaaaacaaagttcatGTTTACATAAAGGACTTTCTTTAAAGAAGCAATTTTGTACTTACTTTTATATATGTTCAATCTTTTTTCCTGATATAAttcaaatctatttttatttctacaatCATAACGAGAAACTGAAACACAGGCATTAGCTGTGTTGACAAGTAGTGGAACTTGGGGTCTCAATTACAAAGTCATTATTGTACAAATGAGCATAtgtagaatatttctttacactatgtgaatatatgtccCTGTGACTGGTttataaaaagctaaatggccagtagcatggggcagagtctgaggagccagatgcagaagaagcatgGAAAGTACACAGATGAAGTAAACAAGCCTcggggcagcacacagattaatagaaatgggttaagttgtaagagctagttagaaacaaagcTAATCTATCAGCCAAGCCTTTATAATAggaagtctctatgtgtttatttgggagccagtGGTCCTGATGAAAAAATTCTGCCTACAAGCATGTGCTCTTTGTGTTCCCAAGGTTATCCATTAACTGCAATCCCTAAAATGTAAGCAGTAGTCATAACTAGATGTTCAGACATTACAGAACACCAACTCataggctggtaagatggctcagcaggtaaagctggCTGCCCCAGAACCAACAggatagaagaagagaaccaactcctacaaattATTCTTTGAtcctccacatatacacacacaataaataaatgaaaaattaacaaaacagcaAGTTACTAGAAAATCATTTTTCTAGGGGAAGGTCTCCTGACTTCTCTCTAGACAACTTCATTTTCACTGTGTTTTCAGCTTAAAACAACACCACTTCTATTCTGCTATCAAGTAATTCATGCCAGGTGTAGGagcccacgcctttaataccagcacccagaaggcagaaataatgagtttcagaacaacctggtctacagagtgagttccagggcagcaaggactacacagaggaacactgtctcaaaagagaaaaaagaaaaagaaaaaaaacaagtaatTCACAaggaatcattttcttttctattctgctATCCAGTAATTCACAAGGAATCATTTTCCCACTAACTAACCTCAAGACCCTCACCCTACTCTTTCTTGTTCTCCTCTTATGAACAGCTTTCAGCTTTTCCCTCCTActctttccttttgctttggTCACCTTTATCTGCCACTGCTGGAGGGCTACAGTCCATCAGATGTGTGGAACCACTCCCTGTACACAGGCACACTATGGTCCCTGCCCTTGGAGAACTGCCAAAGCTCTGGGATCTCTGTGACCTCATGGTGATTCTGTCTTCAGTTTACAGGCTGTTCCAATTATACTTCACACACCAGTTTAGTGAAGAGACTCCACTCTACAGGTTTGGCCACAGTGCCCCAAACACAATTCCAACAGAGTACAGAGTCCGTGACTGTCTTTCTGGCCTACGATGGAACCATACTATTCAAAAGACATGCCTACTGTCCCAGCTTCTCAGAGACGGAGGAAAACAGAACACTTGAGCCTAAAAGTTCCAAATCATATTGAGCAACACaaagtgtggcagtttgaatgtaattggccctcggAATCTCACAGAGAGTGGTACTGTTAGCAGGTGTGGCTTTGCTTGAGTaggtatggccctgttggag
Protein-coding sequences here:
- the LOC118576611 gene encoding SEC23-interacting protein-like is translated as MSAGQSAFSKPPATLPFTTGSQDVLTAFPPSVSKAHHGAAPSSQMGMNTYLPSQPSSLPPNFGSPPQGIPQQGHNPYRHTPVSSRANPYITPPQLQQCQTPGHPSYPLPSGPPVQTYQMPPGPMPPLPPSMQSPAQQQVPARPAGPHVQGPAPFVLQNQYEPVQPHWFYCKEVEYKQLWMPFSVLDSLNLEEIYNSVQPDPESVVLGTDGGRYDVYLYDRMRKSVYWEEEPAEVRRCTWFYKGDTDSRFIPYTEEFSEKLEV